A genomic segment from Pediococcus acidilactici encodes:
- the fusA gene encoding elongation factor G: MANKREFPLEKTRNIGIMAHIDAGKTTTTERILYYTGKIHKIGETHDGASQMDWMEQEQERGITITSAATTAAWKDHRINIIDTPGHVDFTIEVERSLRVLDGAVAVLDAQAGVEPQTETVWRQASDYNVPRIVFANKMDKIGANFDFSVQSLRDRLQANALPIQMPIGAEDDFEGVIDLVEMKADLYDEDELGTEWDTVEIPDQYKEEAEKRRGEMLEILADVDENIMEKYLGGEEISTDEIKAAIRKGTLSLELFPVLAGSAFKNKGVQMMLDAVVDYLPSPLDVKPYGATDPETGEEVQLIAGDDKPFAALAFKVATDPFVGRLTFIRVYQGTLESGSYVLNATKNKRERVGRLLQMHSNQRQEIPEVFSGDIAAAIGLKNTTTGDSLTDPDHPLHLESMQFPEPVIEVAVEPKSKADQDKMDVALQKLAEEDPSFRAETNPETGETVIAGMGELHLDIIVDRMKREFNVEAKIGAPQVSYREAFTKQTSAQGKFVRQSGGKGQYGDVWIEFTPNEEGKGFEFEDAIVGGVVPREYIPSVEQGLKEAMNNGVLAGYPLVDLKAKLYDGSYHEVDSSEAAFKVAASIALREAAKTAAPVILEPVMKVEIRVPEEYMGDIMGQVTARRGRVEGMEAIAGAEEIHAFVPLSEMFGYATTLRSASQGRGTFTMTFDHYEPVPKSIQEEIIKKNGGKAE; encoded by the coding sequence ATGGCTAACAAACGTGAGTTTCCTTTAGAAAAGACTCGTAACATCGGTATCATGGCTCACATTGATGCTGGTAAGACTACCACAACCGAACGAATCTTGTACTATACAGGTAAAATCCACAAAATTGGTGAAACCCATGATGGTGCTTCACAAATGGACTGGATGGAACAAGAACAAGAACGTGGGATCACAATCACATCCGCTGCTACAACTGCAGCATGGAAAGACCACCGGATTAACATCATCGATACCCCAGGACACGTGGACTTCACTATCGAAGTTGAACGCTCACTCCGGGTGCTTGATGGTGCGGTAGCCGTTCTTGATGCACAAGCAGGGGTTGAACCACAAACTGAAACAGTTTGGCGTCAAGCTTCTGATTACAACGTTCCCCGGATCGTTTTTGCTAACAAGATGGATAAGATCGGTGCTAACTTCGACTTCTCCGTACAATCATTACGTGACCGTCTTCAAGCAAATGCTTTACCAATTCAAATGCCAATCGGTGCCGAAGATGACTTTGAAGGGGTTATTGACTTAGTTGAAATGAAGGCCGACTTGTATGATGAAGACGAATTAGGTACTGAATGGGATACCGTTGAAATTCCTGACCAATACAAGGAAGAAGCTGAAAAACGTCGTGGCGAAATGCTTGAAATTTTAGCTGACGTTGACGAAAACATCATGGAAAAATACCTTGGCGGTGAAGAAATTTCTACTGATGAAATCAAAGCTGCTATCCGTAAGGGTACTTTGTCACTTGAATTGTTCCCAGTACTTGCTGGTTCAGCATTCAAGAACAAGGGTGTTCAAATGATGTTAGACGCTGTTGTGGATTACTTACCATCTCCATTGGATGTTAAGCCATACGGTGCTACAGATCCTGAAACTGGCGAAGAAGTTCAATTGATTGCCGGCGACGACAAGCCATTTGCTGCTTTGGCATTTAAGGTTGCTACTGACCCATTTGTTGGTCGTTTGACATTTATCCGTGTTTACCAAGGTACTTTGGAATCTGGTTCATACGTATTAAATGCTACAAAGAACAAGCGTGAACGGGTTGGTCGTTTGCTACAAATGCACTCTAACCAACGTCAAGAAATCCCAGAAGTATTCTCTGGTGATATCGCTGCCGCAATCGGTTTGAAGAACACTACTACTGGTGATTCTTTAACTGATCCAGATCATCCATTACACTTGGAATCAATGCAATTCCCAGAACCAGTTATCGAAGTTGCCGTTGAACCAAAATCAAAGGCTGACCAAGATAAGATGGACGTTGCTTTACAAAAACTTGCTGAAGAAGATCCTTCATTCCGTGCTGAAACTAACCCAGAAACTGGGGAAACAGTTATCGCCGGAATGGGTGAACTTCACTTGGATATCATCGTTGACCGGATGAAGCGTGAATTTAACGTCGAAGCTAAGATTGGTGCTCCACAAGTTTCTTACCGTGAAGCATTCACAAAACAAACTTCTGCTCAAGGTAAGTTTGTTCGTCAATCTGGTGGTAAAGGTCAATATGGTGACGTTTGGATTGAATTCACACCTAACGAAGAAGGTAAAGGATTCGAATTCGAAGACGCTATCGTTGGTGGTGTAGTTCCTCGTGAATACATCCCATCAGTTGAACAAGGTTTGAAGGAAGCTATGAATAACGGTGTTCTTGCTGGTTATCCATTAGTTGACTTGAAAGCTAAGTTATACGATGGTAGTTACCACGAAGTCGATTCTAGTGAAGCTGCCTTCAAGGTTGCCGCTTCAATCGCTTTACGTGAAGCTGCTAAGACGGCTGCACCAGTTATCTTAGAACCAGTTATGAAGGTTGAAATCCGTGTTCCTGAAGAATACATGGGTGATATCATGGGTCAAGTAACTGCTCGTCGTGGTCGTGTTGAAGGTATGGAAGCAATTGCTGGTGCTGAAGAAATCCACGCATTTGTTCCACTTTCAGAAATGTTTGGCTATGCAACTACGCTTCGTTCTGCATCACAAGGTCGTGGTACATTTACAATGACCTTTGATCACTACGAACCAGTTCCAAAGTCAATCCAAGAAGAAATTATCAAGAAAAATGGCGGAAAAGCTGAATAA
- the rpsG gene encoding 30S ribosomal protein S7, translating to MPRKGPAPKREVLPDPIYNSKLVTRLINRLMLDGKRGKASKILYKAFDIIEKETGSQPTEVFEEAMNNIMPVLEVKARRVGGSNYQVPIEVRPDRRTTLGLRWLVNYARLRGEHTMSERLAREIMDAANNTGASVKKREDTHKMAEANRAFAHYRW from the coding sequence ATGCCAAGAAAAGGTCCAGCACCAAAACGCGAAGTATTACCAGATCCAATTTATAACTCAAAGCTTGTTACACGCTTAATCAACCGTTTAATGTTAGATGGTAAGCGTGGAAAAGCTTCAAAGATTCTATACAAAGCTTTCGATATTATCGAAAAGGAAACGGGTTCTCAACCAACTGAAGTATTCGAAGAAGCAATGAACAACATCATGCCTGTCCTTGAAGTTAAGGCTCGTCGTGTTGGTGGTTCTAACTACCAAGTTCCGATCGAAGTACGTCCAGACCGTCGTACAACCCTTGGTTTACGTTGGTTAGTTAACTACGCTCGTCTCCGTGGTGAACACACAATGTCAGAACGTCTTGCACGTGAAATCATGGATGCTGCTAACAACACTGGTGCATCTGTTAAGAAACGTGAAGATACACATAAGATGGCTGAAGCTAACCGTGCCTTTGCACATTATCGTTGGTAA
- the rpsL gene encoding 30S ribosomal protein S12 produces MPTINQLVRKGRRSQSSKSKAPALNYGYNSMKKSQVNNPAPQKRGVATRVGTMTPKKPNSALRKYARVRLSNLIEVTAYIPGIGHNLQEHSVVLIRGGRVKDLPGVRYHVIRGALDTAGVTDRKQSRSKYGTKKPKK; encoded by the coding sequence ATGCCTACAATTAACCAATTGGTTCGTAAGGGTCGTCGTTCTCAAAGCTCGAAGTCAAAGGCTCCAGCTTTGAACTACGGCTACAACAGCATGAAGAAGTCTCAAGTTAATAATCCAGCTCCTCAAAAACGTGGAGTTGCAACACGTGTCGGTACTATGACACCTAAGAAGCCTAACTCAGCTTTGCGTAAGTATGCTCGTGTTCGTTTATCTAACTTGATCGAAGTTACAGCATACATTCCTGGTATTGGTCACAACCTTCAAGAACATAGTGTTGTCTTGATCCGTGGTGGACGTGTAAAGGATTTACCTGGTGTTCGTTACCATGTTATCCGTGGTGCACTTGATACAGCAGGGGTTACTGATCGTAAACAAAGCCGTTCTAAATACGGTACAAAGAAGCCTAAGAAGTAA
- a CDS encoding nucleoside hydrolase translates to MQKIYFNHDGNVDDLVSLILLLAFPDTEIIGVSAVGADSYVEPAVSASRKIIDLFGSPDQLEVAQSDSRPVNQFPKEWRLSAFSFDDFPILNEHLHEGNPQTRLAKQPAHLDMVQKLQQSSVPITLVMTGPLTDLARALAVDPTITAKIDRLFWMGGSMNGIGNVAEPAHDGTAEWNAFWDPEAVQTVFASDLPITIVSLDSTNQVPLTTALRQRWAKQRQYPALDLIGQGYSLVHSFEANSTYYLWDVLTTLISKYPELVSSKPLNVKVVSKGISAGKTYPDPAGRPVTFVTQVNADAFYDRFDQLAQSLRSNF, encoded by the coding sequence ATGCAAAAAATTTATTTCAATCACGACGGCAACGTTGATGATTTAGTTTCGTTGATTTTATTACTCGCCTTTCCGGATACGGAAATCATTGGGGTCAGTGCCGTGGGTGCCGACTCTTACGTCGAACCCGCCGTTTCGGCATCGCGTAAAATTATCGATTTATTCGGCTCACCTGACCAACTGGAAGTGGCCCAATCCGATTCCCGACCGGTCAACCAATTTCCTAAAGAATGGCGTTTAAGTGCATTTTCGTTTGATGATTTTCCAATTTTAAATGAGCACCTCCATGAGGGTAATCCCCAAACTCGGTTAGCTAAACAGCCGGCGCACCTCGACATGGTCCAAAAACTTCAGCAATCATCTGTGCCAATCACCCTCGTAATGACTGGTCCATTGACTGATTTAGCACGCGCTTTAGCTGTTGACCCGACCATCACCGCCAAAATCGACCGGCTATTCTGGATGGGTGGTTCAATGAACGGCATCGGAAACGTAGCCGAGCCCGCGCACGATGGCACTGCCGAGTGGAACGCTTTTTGGGACCCCGAGGCAGTACAAACTGTATTCGCTAGCGATTTGCCGATCACTATCGTCAGCTTAGACAGTACTAACCAAGTCCCCCTCACCACTGCGCTACGTCAACGTTGGGCAAAACAACGGCAGTACCCCGCCCTCGACTTGATTGGTCAAGGTTATTCATTAGTCCATTCTTTCGAAGCTAATTCAACTTACTACCTTTGGGACGTGCTGACCACCTTGATTAGCAAGTATCCCGAACTAGTTTCTAGCAAACCGCTGAATGTAAAGGTGGTTTCTAAGGGGATTTCAGCTGGAAAAACGTATCCTGATCCGGCAGGTCGTCCCGTCACCTTCGTGACCCAAGTTAACGCAGACGCCTTCTACGACCGTTTTGACCAACTCGCCCAAAGTCTGCGCAGCAACTTCTAA